CTGGCGGTTGGGGTTTGCCATCCGGTAAGTGGGAAATGAGATACCTTCAGTTTATGATAGACCACCATTGAAATGGAGGAAATTCACAATAATTATTAGGTAAATACTTTTGCGGGTCACTGCTCTCTTAGCAATGGCCTGATAAGCACTTTGCGGGTCACTGCTCTTTTAGCAGTGACCAGATAAATCATTTTAAACTAGAGATACCAACAAAAATAGCCAAGTGTGATGATTCATCGAAGAAAATCTGCCGTTGATCGCGTTGCTATATCGCAATCAACAACCGCTCGTTATAAGCAGGGAGTGCAAGGCAGTCGAATAAAGCTAACCAGTCACCAAATACCTGATTTCATGACCGATTAGCCTTAATATAAGCTATTTTACGGTAATACATTTTCCGCCCACGTTCATTCTCATTCACTCCCCACCAAATATAAAGCACACCACCCCCTCATTTATATACAAAAAAGAAACGTACCACTATAGTCGATTTCCACTATAATGGTACGTTCCAATTTATAAAATCATTCGGTTAATTACGAATTGTGATGAGCGTATTCTTTCTCATCATCAAAATCTTCTTCAGTATATTCCCCTTCAACCTCATTGGCTTCATCATAGTCATCATATTCTTCGTATTCATCTTCAATCGCTTCAGCTTCCGTTTCAGTTTCAACTGGTGTTGCGGTTGCAACGCCCTCTTTAACAGTAGAAATTGCTGAAATTTCAAAGGTTAAATAAACGCCCTCACAATCCAATACAACTGTGCGTTGAGCTTTATTCACTTCGTCAACAACACCATGTAAACCACCAATCGTTACAACATGATT
This window of the Fundicoccus culcitae genome carries:
- the yajC gene encoding preprotein translocase subunit YajC encodes the protein MDVILVNLLPFVLIMGAMYFLMIRPQKKQQEKKQSMLDAMQPGNHVVTIGGLHGVVDEVNKAQRTVVLDCEGVYLTFEISAISTVKEGVATATPVETETEAEAIEDEYEEYDDYDEANEVEGEYTEEDFDDEKEYAHHNS